Genomic DNA from Budorcas taxicolor isolate Tak-1 chromosome 5, Takin1.1, whole genome shotgun sequence:
TTTATTAACAGAATAGAGATAAGACATGAATTTCAGTCTCCTCCCCTTCACACCAGGGCCGGAGGCCTCTCTAAGCCAATGCCAGTCCCAGCTCCTCTGCTCCCTACAGGAAGCCTCACTGTGACCTTTTCGTGGGGAAATGTGGAAgagagggagggcagggcagaCTTTGCATATATAATCATCATTTTCAAGACACAATCTGCATCTCAGACagaccaaacaaaaaaaaacaaccgtccaactctcatgtctccCACACATTTGTGCTATAAATTAAGTCAAGATTTAGGAGCATGGGCTGAGTCCTCAAATGCTTACGGacaaggataaaaagaaaaataagagccaGAAATGTGAAGTGGGAAACACTGGATGGATGGGGCTTGGGAAGAAGCCAAAACGAAAAAAGACGTACAAACCCAATGGGCATCTTTCCAGTCCAGGCACAAAAATGTTTCAGTCTCAAAATATCTCTCTTGTAGAATTCCAGGGCTTCAGagaaaaaagtaaactaaaaCGAGGTAGCcagacatatatatgtgtgtgtatatatatatataacttatatatatataatatatagaatatactcagcagaaaaaaaagagacaagtgGATGTCaagtttcttcaaaaaataaaaagagacaatACGGATGAAATGAGCGTGAGTAGCAGAGTGCTGTCAGAGGAGCGACGAGGCGAGACTGGGATTAGTTACGAAGTGGAAGAAGGGTGAAAAGGCCGTTGTAGTTGGGTTTGCTTTTATACATTTCGAAATAAAAACCAGATCACAGTATTCAAATGAAAGCTTAAGTGAAGGCAGACATTTTCCTCAACTCCCCAGGGCTGGAGGGATtgctcactcccacccccacccccacttccaggCGCAGCTCGGACGCAGTAGCTCAGTCCCTCCTCCGGACCCCCGCCGGGAGGAGTGGGTGGTGGGCGGCGGGTCCATCTCCACACCCTCCGGGAACAGgagaggggcgggggagggaccCCCCATCCCCGACACACgagaagggaagaggggaggggagcctgggggcttcCGGTCATCGCCCCACCGCGTCCGCGGCCGGAGGGCGAACAGGGCGGGACTGGGGGTGGGCGGCGCGGGAGGGACGGGTGCTGCCGCCCTCACCTGACCTTCTCACTGTCCGTCATCTGCCAGAGGCCCAGGTTGAGTACCTTGAGGCACGGCAGCTGCGTGATGCGCTCCAGGCCGCGCTTGGTGATGCGGGTGCAGCCGTACAGGTCGATGCCGGTGAGTTGGCTCAGGTGCTCCGCGATCAGCTCCAGGCCCTTGTCCGTGATGCGCACGCACTGGCCGATGTTGAGCGTGCGCAGCCCGTGCATCTGCCGCACCATGCGGTTGATGCCGTCGTCGCTGATGTGGCAGGAGCAGAGGGACAGGGACTTGAGGCCGTCCAGCCCCTGCGCGATGTAAGCCAGGCTCTGGTCCCCCACTTTGTCGCAGAAGGACACGTCCAGCCCCGAGAGGCGCAGGCTGCCCATGGCCAGATGCATGATGCCCGTGTCGCTGATGTTGTCGCACGAGCGCAGATTGAGGCTGCGCAGGCTGCCCATGTGCGACAGGTGCAGGAGGCCGGCGTCCGAAATGCCCCCGCAGAAGCTGAGGTTGAGGAGCCTCAGGCCCGTCAGTCCCCGGGAGATGTGCTTCAGGGACAGGTCCGTGAGCTTCTGGCAGTCCTGCAGCGTGAGCTGCTCCAGGCCCAGGCAGCCCTCGGCCGCGCTGCGCGTCATGCCGGCCAGGTGCCCGATGCCCACGTCCGAGAGGTGGCGGCAGCTGCGGAGATTGAGGCTCTTGAGGCGCTGCAGGCCCCAGGCGATGAGCAGGAGGCCGGTGTTGGTGATGTTGCTGCAGCCGCCCAGCTCCAGCACCTCCAGGCCCTTGAGGTACTGGGCGATGCGGCCCAGGCTGCTGTCGGTGATCTGCTTGCAGAGGCTCAGGTTGAGCGCGCGCAGCGAGCCGATCTCCTGCACGAACGCGTGGCCCAGCCCGTTGTCGGTGAGGTTATAGCAGCCGCTGAGGTTGAGGCTCTCGATGTTGGCCATACCCTGGATCACGTAGCTGAGGCTGCGGCGCAAGCTCAGGATCTGCACCCGGCGGATGCCCCGGGCCTGCAGGCTGGGGAACAGCGACGGGTTGGCCCGGCGCAGGTGCAGCTTGGCCTCCACCCCCCGCCACACCGACTTGTGGTAGGCGGCGTCCCGCCAGGCCGTGCACACCTGCGCCGCGCGCCCCTTGTCGCGCACGTCCAGGTAGCCGAAGATCATGGCCAGCAGCTCGGGGAACAGGCACGAGATGTGCGTCTCCATCTTCCTCCCCGCAGCGCCGGGGAGGAGGCGCGGGCCCCGCTCCCGCCCGAGCGACGAGGCGGCTGGCCGGCCGCGCCGCGGGCCCAACGGACGCGCCTCCCGCCTTCCGGCTCGGCGCCGCTCCTCCTCCAGTCCGCGCGTCCTTCCTGCCCGCCCTCCCCGCCCGGCGCGCTCGGCGCTCACATCCCGGGCGGGCGCCCCCGCGGCCCGGCCCTCGCTGGGCTCAGCCCCGCCGCGCCCGGCCCGcgccgccccgccgccgccgccgcgtccCCGGCCGCATCCTCCGGCGCCGCGCGGGCCGGGCTGCGCGCTCGGGCTGGGCGCCGGGAGGCTGCGGCCGCCTTTGTCCTCGCCCGCTTTTCAAAGCTGCCAGCGGGCCGCCCGCACTCGGCCGCCCCAGCGGGGGGACCTCGGGCCGGCGCGCTCTCGGCCCCCGCGTCCGCGCGCGGGGCAGCGCCGGCCGGCACGGAGCGCGCGCGCGGAGCCGACCCGGGGCGAGCGGCGGCCGCGCCGGGGGCGTCCGGGCCGGACCCGCTGCTCTCCGCGcctccgcgcccccgccccccgcgctcCCCCGCGCGCGCGCGATGGTACGAGCCTGCGCGCCGGAACTGCCGGCGTTGCCCTGGAAACCGAGCGCCGGCCCGCCGCGGGTTAACCCTGTGCTGGCCGTCTGGACGTGGGAAGCCCGCAGCCGcttccgccgccgccgccgccgccgccgccgcccgcgggGAGCTGTCGGCCACGCCCGGCCCGCGCGTCTGGACTCTGAGCCTCCGGTCCAAGGCTGCCCCGCGCGCCCCCTGCCCAGCCTCTCGCTGGCTCCCTTTATCCTCCCTCAAGACTCTCCTCCCAGATCCCGGCTGGAGGCCGCTccgctcccctccctgcctgcgTCCCCGGGGCCCCGCGGCGCGTCTGTGCGGCCACCCCCTCGGTTCTTCCCAGTGGGCAGCTTCCCACGGTTCCTTTCTCTCCAGTCTTGTGCGGTAAACTGGGGAGAAACTCCGCTCTGTCCGCGCGTCCCTTAGCCGAGCTCGGCCCCCCGGTGCGCACTGGGGATCTAGGCATTACCACTTCCTTCTAGCATGTTCCGGGTG
This window encodes:
- the FBXL14 gene encoding F-box/LRR-repeat protein 14, encoding METHISCLFPELLAMIFGYLDVRDKGRAAQVCTAWRDAAYHKSVWRGVEAKLHLRRANPSLFPSLQARGIRRVQILSLRRSLSYVIQGMANIESLNLSGCYNLTDNGLGHAFVQEIGSLRALNLSLCKQITDSSLGRIAQYLKGLEVLELGGCSNITNTGLLLIAWGLQRLKSLNLRSCRHLSDVGIGHLAGMTRSAAEGCLGLEQLTLQDCQKLTDLSLKHISRGLTGLRLLNLSFCGGISDAGLLHLSHMGSLRSLNLRSCDNISDTGIMHLAMGSLRLSGLDVSFCDKVGDQSLAYIAQGLDGLKSLSLCSCHISDDGINRMVRQMHGLRTLNIGQCVRITDKGLELIAEHLSQLTGIDLYGCTRITKRGLERITQLPCLKVLNLGLWQMTDSEKVR